Proteins encoded within one genomic window of Saccharopolyspora pogona:
- a CDS encoding enoyl-CoA hydratase-related protein yields MDYQDISYEVDGPAAVLTINRPDRMNAFRAKTTEELIHAFKRAWADKSVRGIVLTGAGDRAFCVGGDVKQRAETGDYGPTSNGLFEGTYLQRVIRDVPVPVIAAVNGIAIGGGHVLHVICDLSIAAEHATFAQSGPRVGSFDGGFGASYLARVVGEKRAREIWFLLDKYTAQDALNWGLVNKVVPKEELLPAAKEWVNTMADYSPTALRFLKKAFNADTEHQAGIASLSEVGLDTFANTDEAMEGARAFSEKRKPDFAQYL; encoded by the coding sequence ATGGACTACCAGGACATCTCCTACGAGGTCGACGGCCCGGCTGCTGTCCTCACGATCAACCGGCCGGACAGGATGAACGCCTTTCGCGCCAAGACCACGGAGGAGCTCATCCACGCCTTCAAGCGGGCTTGGGCGGACAAGTCGGTGCGTGGGATCGTCCTGACCGGCGCCGGCGACCGCGCCTTCTGCGTCGGCGGTGATGTGAAGCAGCGGGCGGAGACGGGTGACTACGGTCCGACGTCCAACGGTCTGTTCGAAGGCACCTACCTGCAGCGGGTGATCCGGGACGTTCCGGTTCCCGTGATCGCCGCGGTGAACGGCATCGCCATCGGCGGTGGGCACGTCCTGCACGTCATCTGTGACCTGTCGATCGCGGCCGAGCACGCCACTTTCGCGCAGAGCGGCCCGCGTGTGGGCTCGTTCGACGGTGGCTTCGGTGCGTCGTACCTCGCCCGAGTCGTCGGTGAGAAGCGCGCCCGCGAGATCTGGTTCCTGCTGGACAAGTACACCGCCCAGGACGCGCTGAACTGGGGGCTGGTGAACAAGGTCGTCCCCAAGGAGGAGCTCCTCCCCGCGGCCAAGGAGTGGGTGAACACGATGGCCGACTACAGCCCGACCGCGCTCCGTTTCCTCAAGAAGGCCTTCAACGCCGACACCGAACACCAGGCGGGCATCGCGTCGCTCTCGGAGGTCGGGCTCGACACGTTCGCGAACACCGACGAGGCGATGGAGGGGGCGCGTGCGTTCTCCGAGAAGCGCAAGCCCGACTTCGCCCAGTACCTGTGA
- a CDS encoding enoyl-CoA hydratase/isomerase family protein: MSASGGADGVFVIRMENPPVNALAPQLLDGLDEALDVAEKDRARVIVIASGVEGFFAAGADIKTMVDVDRDGFVAYGRRLRSTVERVAALDRPTIAAIEGSALGGGLEFALACDLRVAARGSKLGLPEAKLGLIPSAGATQRLPRYVGRGRALELMLTARLLEAEEAFEVGLVDRVAETGQAEAQAVSLATRMAGLSIPALTDVIRLVDASFEIPLSEGLAGEVSRVEALFDGPDAREGMRAFLEKRPPRFQ, translated from the coding sequence GTGAGCGCATCCGGAGGCGCGGACGGGGTCTTCGTCATCCGGATGGAGAACCCTCCCGTCAACGCGCTCGCGCCTCAGCTGCTCGACGGCCTGGACGAGGCGCTCGACGTCGCGGAGAAGGACCGTGCCCGCGTCATCGTGATCGCGTCCGGTGTGGAGGGTTTCTTCGCGGCCGGTGCGGACATCAAGACGATGGTCGACGTCGACCGCGACGGATTTGTGGCGTATGGGCGCCGGCTGCGCTCGACCGTCGAGCGCGTCGCGGCGCTGGACCGGCCGACGATCGCGGCGATCGAGGGAAGCGCGCTCGGCGGTGGCTTGGAGTTCGCGCTGGCCTGCGACCTTCGGGTCGCCGCTCGGGGCAGCAAGCTGGGGCTTCCCGAGGCCAAGCTCGGGTTGATCCCGAGCGCCGGCGCGACCCAGCGCCTCCCGAGGTACGTCGGACGCGGACGCGCCCTCGAACTGATGCTGACGGCCCGTCTCCTCGAGGCCGAGGAAGCTTTCGAGGTCGGGCTGGTCGACCGCGTCGCCGAGACGGGCCAGGCCGAGGCACAGGCCGTCAGCCTCGCGACGCGCATGGCAGGACTGTCGATTCCCGCGCTGACGGACGTGATCCGGCTGGTCGACGCCAGCTTCGAGATCCCGCTCTCCGAGGGCCTGGCAGGTGAGGTGTCGCGCGTCGAGGCGCTCTTCGACGGACCGGACGCACGTGAGGGTATGCGGGCGTTTCTCGAGAAGCGACCACCGCGGTTCCAGTGA
- a CDS encoding phosphotransferase family protein produces the protein MNDTMATTPPEDMAGHDGSPPGIDLRALRAYLDTTVPGLVSGDLRAVVLAGGHSNLTFDVGDGAGRWVLRRPPLGERQSASHDMGREYRVMGALADSVVPVPEVLHHCEDPSVIGAPFHLSVFVEGTVYRATAQTALLGAERVREISFELVDVLADLHGVNPEAVGLGDFGRPAGFLQRQVARWTGQAEEVLAGFDGVETLVERLRTGMPQSLGSALVHGDYRLDNVMVSGDGHIVAVLDWEMAAFGDPLTDLGLLQCYWDGVENPGGDGMRKGIDPALGFPEFGELAERYAARTGTDPAGLSWYTAFGYLKLAVLRGRIHQRFVDGNTPEGFDKVGDLIAPLVDQSRLTLERA, from the coding sequence ATGAACGACACAATGGCAACGACGCCACCAGAGGACATGGCCGGACACGATGGTTCGCCGCCCGGGATCGACCTTCGCGCGCTGCGGGCCTATCTCGACACGACCGTCCCGGGGCTCGTGTCGGGCGACCTCCGTGCGGTCGTGCTCGCCGGTGGGCATTCCAACCTGACGTTTGACGTCGGCGACGGTGCGGGGCGGTGGGTCCTGCGGCGACCGCCGCTGGGGGAGCGGCAGTCCGCCTCGCACGACATGGGGCGTGAGTACCGCGTGATGGGTGCCCTGGCTGACAGTGTTGTTCCGGTGCCCGAGGTGCTGCACCACTGCGAGGATCCGTCGGTCATCGGTGCGCCGTTCCACCTGTCGGTATTCGTCGAGGGCACGGTCTACCGCGCTACAGCGCAGACCGCCCTGCTGGGAGCCGAACGCGTTCGGGAGATTTCTTTCGAGCTGGTGGATGTGCTCGCCGACCTGCACGGCGTCAATCCCGAGGCGGTCGGGCTCGGTGACTTCGGCCGTCCGGCGGGGTTCCTCCAGCGTCAGGTCGCCCGTTGGACCGGTCAGGCCGAGGAGGTGCTCGCCGGCTTCGACGGTGTCGAGACGCTCGTGGAGCGTCTGCGCACCGGAATGCCGCAGAGCCTGGGTTCCGCACTCGTGCACGGCGACTACCGCCTCGACAACGTCATGGTGTCCGGGGACGGTCACATCGTCGCTGTCCTCGACTGGGAGATGGCTGCATTCGGTGACCCGCTTACCGACCTCGGGCTGCTCCAGTGCTATTGGGACGGGGTCGAGAACCCGGGCGGCGACGGGATGCGGAAGGGCATCGATCCCGCGCTCGGCTTCCCCGAGTTCGGCGAACTGGCCGAGCGTTATGCGGCGCGCACCGGCACCGACCCCGCGGGGCTGTCCTGGTACACCGCCTTCGGCTATCTCAAGCTCGCGGTGCTTCGCGGCCGCATTCACCAGCGTTTCGTGGACGGCAACACTCCTGAGGGCTTCGACAAGGTCGGCGATCTCATCGCGCCGCTTGTGGACCAGTCACGACTGACCTTGGAGCGCGCATGA
- a CDS encoding SDR family oxidoreductase: MTQSQFEGRTAIVTGGTRGIGFEIARELLGRGANVAVTARRTESLAEAERELGSDRLLPVQADVRDAETADAVTSKVRDSFGSLDFLVNNVGASPFYGPLADASSAVVLKTFEINVVGCLSMIQSACRNGLADSGGAVVNVTSVAAKHSAENLGVYAMSKAAIGHMTMQLAFELAPRVRVNAVAPAIIKTRFSEARTSGHEDELLTRYPMRRFGTPEDVAPAVCFLLSDHAAWITGETLSVDGGATKIDLG, translated from the coding sequence ATGACCCAGTCGCAGTTCGAGGGACGCACGGCCATTGTCACGGGCGGGACCCGGGGAATCGGGTTCGAGATCGCGCGGGAGCTTCTCGGCCGCGGTGCCAACGTCGCCGTTACGGCGCGCAGGACCGAGTCGCTCGCGGAGGCCGAACGAGAGCTCGGCAGTGATCGTCTGCTGCCGGTCCAGGCCGATGTGCGAGACGCGGAGACAGCGGACGCGGTGACGTCGAAGGTCCGCGACAGCTTCGGATCGCTGGACTTCCTGGTCAACAACGTCGGCGCGAGCCCGTTCTACGGCCCACTGGCCGATGCCTCCTCGGCGGTCGTGCTGAAGACCTTCGAGATCAACGTGGTCGGCTGCCTGTCGATGATCCAGAGCGCCTGTCGCAACGGGCTGGCCGATTCCGGCGGCGCCGTGGTCAACGTGACCTCGGTGGCGGCCAAGCACAGCGCCGAGAACCTCGGCGTCTACGCCATGTCGAAGGCCGCGATCGGGCACATGACCATGCAGCTCGCGTTCGAGCTCGCACCACGTGTGCGCGTCAACGCGGTCGCCCCCGCGATCATCAAGACGCGGTTCTCGGAGGCGAGAACCAGCGGGCACGAGGACGAGCTGCTCACGCGCTACCCGATGCGTCGCTTCGGGACGCCGGAGGACGTCGCGCCCGCCGTCTGCTTCCTGCTCTCGGACCACGCGGCATGGATCACCGGCGAGACCCTGTCGGTCGACGGTGGAGCCACGAAGATCGACTTGGGCTAG
- a CDS encoding SDR family NAD(P)-dependent oxidoreductase, with translation MGTDKRVAIVTGGGQGIGRGISEALAEDGFHVAVVDRDEATASEVAKALQDRGLAASPHRVDVTDSARVAAVVDEITTTVGPIHVLVNNAGFDEHLLFVDTEETFWDRIIDVNFKAALRFVRQVLPRMLERKAGRIINIGSDAGRVGSSMEAVYSGAKGGVIAFTKTIAREAARAGVTANSVCPGPTRTPAMESVLDKQEKAEAMMQAMVRAVPMRRLGEPADIAAAVRFFASDGAGFITGQTLSVSGGLTMA, from the coding sequence GTGGGTACCGACAAGCGAGTTGCGATCGTCACCGGCGGCGGTCAGGGCATCGGCCGCGGGATCTCCGAGGCGCTGGCGGAGGACGGCTTCCACGTCGCCGTCGTCGACCGTGACGAGGCGACGGCGAGCGAGGTGGCCAAGGCCCTTCAGGACCGCGGGCTTGCCGCCTCGCCGCATCGAGTCGACGTGACCGACAGCGCCCGTGTCGCGGCCGTCGTGGACGAGATCACGACGACTGTCGGGCCGATCCACGTCCTGGTCAACAATGCCGGCTTCGATGAGCACCTGCTCTTCGTGGACACGGAGGAGACCTTCTGGGACCGGATCATCGACGTCAACTTCAAGGCCGCGCTCCGGTTCGTGCGGCAGGTGCTGCCGCGAATGCTCGAGCGCAAGGCGGGTCGCATCATCAACATCGGGTCCGACGCGGGGCGGGTGGGGTCCTCGATGGAGGCTGTCTACTCCGGTGCGAAGGGCGGCGTCATCGCTTTCACCAAGACGATCGCGCGGGAGGCGGCGCGCGCCGGTGTCACCGCCAACAGCGTCTGTCCCGGGCCCACTCGGACGCCGGCGATGGAGAGCGTCCTGGACAAGCAGGAGAAGGCCGAGGCGATGATGCAGGCGATGGTCCGCGCGGTGCCGATGCGCCGGCTGGGTGAACCGGCTGACATCGCCGCCGCCGTCCGGTTCTTCGCCAGCGACGGGGCCGGCTTCATAACCGGGCAGACGTTGTCGGTCAGCGGTGGCCTGACGATGGCCTGA
- a CDS encoding AMP-binding protein, with protein sequence MTMGTTRALPLTTSHWPADRSYEIENDLTVGKLLERVAAQVPGRVALVDGLRDPAARRRWTYAELLEESRAVARTLLDRFETGERLLVLAPNSARWVVLQLGAGLAGLVLAAANPAYQEREIEYVLRKSAAAGVILADEYRGHDLLATVTRLAKDIPSVRMILRFSEWDDFLAAGSPDTELPGVDAASPAQIQYTGGTTGFPKGVLLHHRGICNTPNLVLTQCGMELGDVWLNAMPLFHVGGCVTSCLGIVARQGTHVVAPEFEPGLVLELLESERANMGLFVPTMLVRMLDHPDFSRRDLASVRTLVSGAAPVPAELIRRTKAAFGCGFTNIYGQTEVSGVVTTTRVDDTPEDQSETIGRPVKQVEIKIADPVDGSIVPLGVEGEICGRGHQMMIGYLDDPETTSRTLDEEGWLHTGDLGAMDERGYLRITGRLKEMIIRGGENISPREVEDVLFEHPDVAEAVVLGIPDDELGEVVAAVIRTVPVSTVMPSDLRQYCRSRIARFKVPSVWFFVDGYPTTAAGKIQKFTLRESIIGGALAPTASGRAPDDRPDRSPRPDSVAST encoded by the coding sequence ATGACCATGGGAACGACGCGAGCGCTTCCGTTGACGACGTCGCACTGGCCTGCCGACAGGTCCTACGAGATCGAGAACGACCTCACGGTGGGGAAGCTGCTCGAGCGTGTTGCCGCACAGGTGCCGGGCCGCGTCGCGCTGGTCGATGGCCTGCGCGACCCCGCGGCCCGACGCCGGTGGACGTACGCCGAGCTACTCGAGGAGTCCCGTGCTGTGGCACGAACCCTGCTCGATCGGTTCGAGACGGGGGAGCGACTCCTCGTCCTCGCGCCGAACTCGGCGCGGTGGGTCGTTCTGCAGCTGGGGGCGGGGCTTGCTGGGCTTGTCCTGGCCGCCGCCAACCCTGCGTACCAGGAGCGTGAGATCGAGTACGTCCTGCGCAAGTCGGCAGCGGCGGGGGTCATTCTGGCTGACGAGTACCGGGGTCACGACCTCCTTGCGACGGTCACGCGGCTGGCCAAGGACATTCCCTCGGTGCGGATGATCCTGCGCTTCAGCGAGTGGGACGACTTCCTGGCGGCCGGCAGCCCGGACACCGAACTCCCCGGGGTCGATGCAGCGTCTCCGGCGCAGATCCAGTACACCGGCGGGACGACCGGGTTTCCCAAGGGAGTGCTGCTTCACCACCGCGGCATCTGCAACACACCGAACCTCGTCCTCACCCAGTGCGGGATGGAACTCGGTGACGTGTGGCTCAACGCGATGCCGTTGTTCCACGTCGGTGGCTGTGTGACGAGCTGCCTCGGCATCGTCGCGCGCCAGGGCACGCACGTCGTCGCGCCCGAGTTCGAGCCCGGACTCGTCCTCGAGCTGCTGGAGAGCGAGCGGGCGAACATGGGCCTCTTCGTTCCGACGATGCTGGTCAGGATGCTCGATCACCCCGACTTCTCCAGGCGGGACCTGGCGAGCGTGCGCACGCTGGTGTCCGGCGCCGCGCCGGTTCCGGCCGAGCTCATCCGCCGTACCAAGGCGGCGTTCGGGTGCGGCTTCACCAACATCTACGGGCAGACGGAGGTTTCCGGTGTCGTCACGACGACACGCGTCGACGACACGCCCGAGGATCAGTCCGAGACCATCGGACGGCCCGTGAAGCAGGTCGAGATCAAGATCGCGGACCCCGTCGACGGGAGCATCGTCCCGTTGGGCGTCGAGGGCGAGATCTGCGGCCGCGGACACCAGATGATGATCGGTTACCTCGACGACCCGGAGACCACCAGCCGCACCCTCGACGAGGAGGGCTGGCTGCACACCGGCGATCTCGGGGCGATGGACGAGCGTGGGTACCTCCGGATCACCGGACGGCTCAAGGAAATGATCATCCGCGGTGGTGAGAACATCTCCCCGCGTGAGGTCGAGGACGTGCTCTTCGAGCATCCCGACGTGGCGGAAGCGGTCGTGCTGGGGATTCCGGACGACGAGCTCGGCGAGGTCGTCGCAGCGGTCATCCGTACCGTTCCCGTCTCCACGGTCATGCCCTCGGACCTGCGGCAGTACTGCCGCAGCAGGATCGCCCGGTTCAAGGTCCCGTCGGTCTGGTTCTTCGTCGACGGGTACCCGACCACAGCGGCCGGGAAGATCCAGAAGTTCACCCTGCGGGAATCCATCATCGGCGGCGCGCTCGCGCCGACGGCGTCCGGGCGCGCGCCTGACGATCGTCCCGACCGGAGTCCGCGGCCTGATTCCGTTGCAAGTACGTGA
- a CDS encoding acyl-CoA dehydrogenase family protein: protein MNFDLTEDQQLIRTAAAELAGKFDDQYWLEKDADHEFPTEFYKAFADGGWLGITTPEEYGGSGLGITEASILLEEVAASGAGMNGASSIHMSIFGMHPVIMHGSDELKQENLPRLVKGDLHVCFGVTEPGAGLDTTKITTFATRDGTDYVVNGRKVWISKAMESDKILLLTRTSKAEDVTRKTDGLTLFFTDLDRAHVDIHPIRKMGRNAVTSNELFIDDLRIPEEHRVGEEGKGFKYILDGLNPERCLVAAEALGIGRAALSRAVRYGNEREVFGRQIGMNQGIQFPLADALAHLDAAELVLRKATWLYDNGQPCAREANTAKYLCADAGFAAADRALQTHGGMGYSEEYHVARYFREARLTRIAPISQEMVLNFLGEHVLGLPRSY from the coding sequence GTGAACTTCGACCTCACCGAGGACCAGCAGCTGATCCGCACGGCGGCGGCCGAACTGGCCGGCAAGTTCGACGACCAGTACTGGCTGGAGAAGGACGCCGACCACGAGTTCCCGACCGAGTTCTACAAGGCGTTCGCGGACGGCGGCTGGCTTGGCATCACCACCCCCGAGGAGTACGGCGGCAGCGGCTTAGGCATCACCGAAGCATCGATCCTCCTCGAGGAGGTGGCCGCCTCGGGCGCGGGGATGAACGGCGCGAGCTCCATACACATGTCCATCTTCGGCATGCATCCGGTGATCATGCACGGCTCGGACGAGTTGAAGCAGGAGAACCTGCCCCGTCTGGTGAAGGGAGATCTGCACGTCTGCTTCGGGGTCACCGAGCCGGGCGCAGGGCTGGACACCACGAAGATCACCACGTTCGCCACCCGCGACGGCACGGACTATGTCGTCAACGGCCGCAAGGTGTGGATCTCCAAGGCGATGGAGTCGGACAAGATCCTCCTGCTCACACGTACCTCGAAGGCCGAGGACGTCACCAGGAAGACGGACGGTCTCACACTCTTCTTCACCGACCTCGACCGCGCGCACGTCGACATCCATCCGATCCGGAAGATGGGCCGCAACGCGGTCACGTCCAACGAGCTCTTCATCGACGATCTCCGCATCCCCGAAGAGCATCGTGTCGGCGAGGAGGGAAAGGGGTTCAAGTACATACTGGACGGTCTCAACCCCGAGCGCTGTCTGGTCGCCGCCGAGGCACTGGGCATCGGCCGTGCGGCGCTGAGCCGTGCGGTCCGCTACGGCAACGAACGCGAGGTGTTCGGCCGCCAGATCGGCATGAACCAGGGCATCCAGTTCCCGCTCGCCGATGCGCTCGCCCACCTCGACGCCGCGGAACTCGTGCTGCGCAAGGCGACGTGGCTCTACGACAACGGTCAGCCCTGTGCCCGCGAGGCCAACACCGCCAAGTACCTCTGCGCCGACGCCGGCTTCGCGGCCGCCGACCGGGCGCTTCAGACCCACGGCGGCATGGGGTACTCGGAGGAGTACCACGTCGCCCGCTACTTCCGTGAGGCCCGCCTCACTCGCATCGCGCCGATCAGCCAGGAGATGGTGCTGAACTTCCTCGGCGAGCACGTTCTCGGACTTCCCAGGAGCTACTGA
- a CDS encoding SDR family oxidoreductase — MSLFSLAGRTAFVTGAGNGIGAAVAKAYAAAGAAVLVADLDKDAAQAVADEITTAGGTARSAAFDVRDAGAATAAVEQAATLGGGTIHIVVNNAGAIAPAMFDKMTAEQFNDVLSVHVGGTFGVTQAALPYLPQDGTGRVINVTSAAGLVGTIGQANYGAAKAGVVGLTKSLARELAKKNITVNAVAPLAATNMTANIRGNEKLATLTLARIPLGRWAEPEEISATFVFFASDAASYITGQILPVDGGTVI; from the coding sequence ATGTCTCTCTTCTCCCTCGCCGGCCGCACCGCCTTCGTCACCGGCGCGGGCAACGGTATCGGCGCGGCCGTCGCGAAAGCCTATGCGGCGGCAGGTGCGGCCGTACTGGTCGCCGACCTCGACAAGGACGCCGCACAGGCCGTCGCCGACGAGATCACGACGGCGGGCGGCACGGCACGCTCGGCCGCGTTCGACGTCCGTGACGCCGGGGCCGCGACCGCCGCGGTGGAACAGGCGGCCACGCTGGGCGGCGGCACCATTCACATCGTCGTCAACAACGCGGGCGCGATCGCCCCCGCGATGTTCGACAAGATGACCGCCGAACAGTTCAACGACGTGCTGAGCGTGCACGTGGGCGGCACTTTCGGGGTGACGCAGGCGGCGTTGCCCTACCTTCCCCAGGACGGCACCGGCCGGGTCATCAACGTGACGTCCGCAGCGGGCCTCGTGGGCACGATCGGGCAAGCCAACTACGGCGCGGCGAAGGCCGGGGTCGTCGGACTCACCAAGTCCCTCGCCAGGGAGCTGGCGAAGAAGAACATCACGGTCAACGCGGTCGCACCCCTTGCCGCCACGAACATGACCGCCAACATCCGGGGCAACGAGAAGCTCGCGACGCTGACACTCGCGCGTATCCCGCTCGGCCGGTGGGCGGAGCCCGAGGAGATCTCGGCGACGTTCGTGTTCTTCGCCTCGGACGCCGCGTCGTACATCACCGGGCAGATCCTGCCGGTCGACGGAGGGACGGTCATCTGA
- a CDS encoding thiolase family protein, which yields MVFAGTGRDAWIVEALRTPMGRGHLEKGWYREVHPNTMLAAVYQALLAGTGLADTDVEDVIIGNTAPFGEQSRNVGRNAWLTAGYSPTVPAAQIDRRCGSAQSAVAVAAASVSSGTHDVVIAGGVEHMGHIPMAAVGEIEKFYGPAWPAELLEAWDFPSMGEAAERIAEQWGLTRQAMDEFAVRSHRLAADAVDAGRFEREIIPFELDGTVRTSDQGIRADSSLESLSLLKPVFRPADGPSPGRVTAGSSSPMTDGAAGLVVASDHAVDRFGLPRRARILDQTTVGVDPAIMLTGPIPATRKLLDRNSMTIDDIDLVEVNEAFSSVVLAWERELKADLDKVNVNGGAIALGHPVGATGSRLFATLLAEMERRDVEIGLATMCCGGGLGTATLVQRV from the coding sequence ATGGTCTTCGCAGGAACCGGCCGAGACGCCTGGATCGTCGAGGCGCTTCGAACCCCGATGGGCCGAGGTCACCTCGAGAAGGGGTGGTACCGCGAGGTGCACCCGAACACCATGCTCGCCGCCGTCTACCAGGCGCTACTGGCCGGGACCGGCCTCGCCGACACCGACGTCGAGGACGTGATCATCGGCAACACGGCCCCGTTCGGCGAGCAGTCGCGCAACGTGGGACGCAACGCCTGGCTGACCGCCGGCTACTCGCCGACGGTCCCGGCCGCGCAGATCGACCGGCGCTGCGGGTCGGCGCAGAGCGCCGTCGCGGTGGCGGCGGCCTCCGTGTCGTCGGGCACGCACGACGTCGTGATCGCGGGCGGCGTCGAGCACATGGGCCACATCCCGATGGCGGCCGTGGGCGAGATCGAGAAGTTCTACGGCCCGGCATGGCCGGCCGAGTTGCTCGAGGCGTGGGACTTCCCGTCGATGGGGGAGGCCGCAGAGCGCATCGCCGAACAATGGGGACTCACCCGCCAGGCGATGGACGAGTTCGCCGTGCGGTCGCACCGGCTCGCGGCCGATGCCGTGGACGCGGGCCGCTTCGAGCGGGAGATCATCCCTTTCGAACTCGACGGCACCGTGCGCACCAGCGACCAGGGCATCCGGGCCGACTCGTCGCTGGAGTCCCTTTCCCTCCTCAAACCGGTGTTCCGCCCCGCAGACGGCCCGAGCCCGGGCAGGGTCACCGCGGGCAGCTCGTCGCCGATGACCGACGGGGCCGCGGGGTTGGTCGTGGCCTCGGACCACGCCGTAGACCGCTTCGGTCTGCCCCGGCGCGCGCGGATCCTGGACCAGACGACCGTCGGCGTCGACCCGGCGATCATGCTGACCGGGCCGATCCCCGCAACCCGGAAGCTGCTCGACCGCAACAGCATGACGATCGACGACATCGACCTCGTCGAGGTCAACGAAGCGTTCTCGTCCGTCGTGCTCGCCTGGGAGCGCGAGCTCAAAGCCGATCTCGACAAGGTGAACGTCAACGGCGGCGCGATCGCGCTCGGCCACCCGGTCGGTGCGACCGGCTCGCGGCTCTTCGCCACGCTGCTCGCCGAGATGGAGCGCCGCGACGTGGAGATCGGCCTGGCCACGATGTGCTGCGGCGGAGGCCTCGGCACCGCCACACTCGTGCAGCGGGTATGA
- a CDS encoding acetyl-CoA hydrolase/transferase family protein: protein MTMSVADQIDFTRLLRPGGGLWWSQAGAEPEPLVDALLDQVGLIGRIRAFSGLTWNQRLTRDLPDGLTVLSYGGLGQLRALSKHGLLDVVPCHYSSIPRMFERGQLPTDLGLVQVSPPGPDGKVGLGIGVDYAADAVPHTARLVAEINHRMPPTVGAVRLPLSRFSAVIETCRPLRESIPRPADDEDRLIASYVASLVEDGDTLQIGVGTVPNAVLDALSRHRDLGMHTGLITDGVLTLIEKGVLTGARKEIDSGLVVTGAALGSASLYDRIPEMPAEFRPASYTHAPAVLSRLRSLVSINSAIEIDLLGQVGAELSRGVHIGAVGGQVDFSRAASLTGARSIIALRSEVKGESTIVPALHGGVVTTARVDVDAVVTEHGIALLTGCTVAERARKLIAVAAPAHRESLEREMRSLETLG from the coding sequence ATGACCATGTCCGTCGCCGATCAGATCGACTTCACCAGGTTGCTGCGACCCGGCGGTGGTCTGTGGTGGAGCCAGGCGGGCGCCGAGCCCGAGCCGCTCGTCGACGCGCTCCTCGATCAGGTCGGCTTGATCGGCCGGATCCGCGCCTTCAGCGGGCTGACCTGGAACCAGCGGCTCACCCGTGACCTCCCGGACGGGCTCACCGTCCTGTCCTACGGCGGGCTCGGACAGCTACGTGCGCTGTCCAAGCACGGCCTCCTTGATGTGGTGCCCTGCCACTACTCGTCGATCCCGCGGATGTTCGAGCGCGGCCAGCTGCCGACCGACCTCGGGCTGGTACAGGTCTCACCGCCGGGGCCCGACGGCAAGGTCGGCCTGGGAATCGGCGTCGACTACGCCGCCGATGCCGTCCCGCACACGGCCAGGCTCGTCGCCGAGATCAATCACCGCATGCCGCCGACGGTGGGGGCCGTGCGCCTTCCGCTGAGCCGGTTCTCCGCGGTCATCGAGACTTGCCGGCCGTTGCGTGAGTCGATCCCGCGGCCGGCCGACGACGAGGACCGGCTCATCGCGTCGTACGTCGCCTCGCTCGTCGAGGACGGCGACACGCTCCAGATCGGCGTCGGGACCGTACCCAACGCCGTGCTCGACGCGCTGTCGCGGCACCGCGACCTGGGCATGCACACCGGCCTGATCACCGACGGCGTGTTGACCCTGATCGAGAAGGGCGTCCTCACCGGCGCGCGCAAGGAGATCGACTCGGGCCTCGTGGTCACGGGGGCGGCGCTCGGATCGGCGTCACTCTACGACCGGATCCCGGAGATGCCCGCCGAGTTCCGCCCGGCCAGCTACACCCACGCACCAGCCGTGCTCTCACGGCTGCGGTCGCTCGTGTCCATCAACTCCGCGATCGAGATCGACCTGCTCGGCCAGGTCGGTGCGGAACTGTCGCGCGGCGTCCACATCGGCGCCGTCGGCGGACAGGTTGACTTCAGCCGAGCCGCGTCGCTCACCGGCGCGCGTTCGATCATCGCTCTGAGGTCGGAGGTGAAAGGCGAGTCCACGATCGTGCCCGCCCTGCACGGGGGTGTCGTCACGACGGCGCGCGTCGACGTCGATGCCGTCGTCACCGAACACGGCATCGCGCTGCTCACCGGGTGCACGGTCGCCGAGCGCGCCCGGAAGCTGATCGCCGTCGCGGCCCCGGCGCACCGCGAGTCGCTCGAACGCGAGATGAGGTCCTTGGAAACGCTGGGGTGA